The genomic DNA AAGTTAGAAGGGATATTTTTGTCAAAACTCGAACCCGAGATTGACTCTCAAATCAAAGTAGCCATCATTGTCTTGAATTGGAATCAAAAAAGAATGACCACCAAATGCGTAGCAAGTTTGATTGAAAACGATTGGCCAAATTATAAAATAATTGTCGCTGATAATAATTCCACCGATGGCAGCCCTGAATATTTAAAACAAAAGTTTGGCGCTAAAATTTTTCTTTTAAAAAATCCCAAAAATTTAGGTTATGCTGAAGGAAACAACCAAGCCTTAAAGTGGGCGCAAAAACAGGATTTTGATTACTTTTTGGTGGTTAATAATGATTGCGAATTTGCGAAAAACTTTTTAACGGAAATGCTCCGGGCAGCCGCAATTTTTCCTGAGGCGGGAATGATCGCCCCCAAAGTCTTTTATGCGCAGAGACCAAATATTCTTCAATATACCGGTGGTGAATTTGTGTGGCGATACGGCGAAGCGCGTTTGCGGGGTAATTTGAAAGAAGACCTGGGTCAATTTAATTATTTTTCAAGACCTGATTTTGCTTCGGGGGTATGTTTATTAGTGAGCCGAGACTTGTTGGAAAAAATTGGGCTAATCCCGAATAAATATTTTATGTATAGCGAAGATGTGGATTGGTCATTTAGAGCTAAAAAAGCTGGTTTTGAAATTATTTATCAGCCAGCGGCCCAAGTTTGGCATTATGACTCATATAGCTCGGGGGCGCAAAATCCGATCAAATCCTATTATTATATTCGCAATATTTGGCTGGTCATCGCCAAGTGGGCAAATATAAACCAAAAAATATTATTTTTAGTCTTTTTCCATTGGAAATTATTAAAAATGATCATTAAGGATTTGCTGGCTGGAAATTATAAAAATATCAAAGCTATAATCGCCGGATATCGGGCGTTTGCGAAAGGAGAAACTGGTGAAAACTCAACCTACACTTTCAATAATTATCGTCAGTTATAACACCCAAAAATTACTTTTTGAAACTCTAAATTCAATTTATAAATTTGATAACAAGCAGTCTCAATTTGAGGTGGTTGTGATTGATAATGCTTCTCGAGACGGATCTGCTAAAATGGTGGCGGAAAAATTTCCAAAAGTAAAATTGATTCAAAATTCGCGCAATTTAGGTTTTGGCCGGGCCAATAATCTGGCCGCAAAAAAAAGTACCGGTAAATATTTATTTTTTTTAAATAGCGATACTTTGGTGCAAAAATCGGCATTGTTAGAAATCATTAAATTTTTTGACCAGCGACCAAAAGCTGGGGTTTTGGGACCAAAATTACTTTTGGGCAATAAACAGATTCAACCATTTGCAGCCGGTAATGTTTTAAATTTGAAAAATTTAATTTTCGGGAAATTTTTTGATTTTTGGACTAGAAAATTAAAATGGAGAACCGGTTTAAACTGGCGAGACAAATTTATTTTTAATTTAGCCTTGCCCAAAAAACAAACACGGGTTGATTGGGTGAGCGGGGCGGCGATGGCAGTTCGAAAAGATTTATTTTCGAAATTGAGAGGTTTTGATTGCAAATATTTTATGTATTTTGAAGATCAAGATTTGTGTTTAAGGGCTAAAAAACGCGGTTTTCAAGTTTGGTATCTACCACAAACTAAAATTATTCACTTGGGCGGGATGAGCCTCAAAACTGACAATAAAAGAAAAAAATTATATTATATTAGCCAAGCTTATTTTATTAAAAAACATTTTGGAATATTTCAATATTGGCTTTGGAAAATACTCTCTTTGCCAATCCGAACTCGCTAAAATTGGCTTTTTGAAATTTGACGGCATTTTTGAATATGTTATAATTATTGATACATTGAATTGTCCTTAAAGGGGGTTGATGAAGAACAGAAACACTTTATGGTCTATTTTGGTTGTTGCCGTAATCGCGCTGGTGGCGTTAATCGCTTGGTATTGGTCACAAAAAAATGAAAAGAAATCAACTTCATCGACAAATTTAGAAAATTCAGTTTTAGGGAATCAGTCAAGTGAAGTGGCGGAGAAAGAAGGCACCACCGAACCGGCGTCGTCAAATTCTAAATCAATAAATGATTTGATTGAAGCGGCCAAAACTGCTTATCTGGCAAAAGATTATACCAAAGCTGCCAGTTTGTATGAAGAGGCTTTGACCAAGGAACCAAAAAATGCCCAAGCGATTTTAGGTTTGGGCAATACGTATCGTGATTGGGGTGAGGCTGATTTGGCGATTCAACAATACCAAAATTTAATCTCGATTGATAAACATAATGTGACGGCGTATTTGAACTTGGCGGGTGTTTATCAGGATCAAAAGCAAGCTGAAAAAGCCCAAACCATTTTAGAGCAAGGGATTAATAATAACCCTGGAAACATGACTTTACAAAATAGTTTAGATATTTTAAATCTCGAGCCTTCAGCGGCTGAGGGGCGATGAAAAAAATATTATTAATTTTAGTGACAATTTTAATTTCAGCAAATTGGTGGTTAATGCCT from Patescibacteria group bacterium includes the following:
- a CDS encoding glycosyltransferase — its product is PDYTLPNQTALVVPPKNPKALARAILKLLKDEPLLKDISKAGYQHIKQYSWGKATRKLEGIFLSKLEPEIDSQIKVAIIVLNWNQKRMTTKCVASLIENDWPNYKIIVADNNSTDGSPEYLKQKFGAKIFLLKNPKNLGYAEGNNQALKWAQKQDFDYFLVVNNDCEFAKNFLTEMLRAAAIFPEAGMIAPKVFYAQRPNILQYTGGEFVWRYGEARLRGNLKEDLGQFNYFSRPDFASGVCLLVSRDLLEKIGLIPNKYFMYSEDVDWSFRAKKAGFEIIYQPAAQVWHYDSYSSGAQNPIKSYYYIRNIWLVIAKWANINQKILFLVFFHWKLLKMIIKDLLAGNYKNIKAIIAGYRAFAKGETGENSTYTFNNYRQL
- a CDS encoding glycosyltransferase family 2 protein, encoding MKTQPTLSIIIVSYNTQKLLFETLNSIYKFDNKQSQFEVVVIDNASRDGSAKMVAEKFPKVKLIQNSRNLGFGRANNLAAKKSTGKYLFFLNSDTLVQKSALLEIIKFFDQRPKAGVLGPKLLLGNKQIQPFAAGNVLNLKNLIFGKFFDFWTRKLKWRTGLNWRDKFIFNLALPKKQTRVDWVSGAAMAVRKDLFSKLRGFDCKYFMYFEDQDLCLRAKKRGFQVWYLPQTKIIHLGGMSLKTDNKRKKLYYISQAYFIKKHFGIFQYWLWKILSLPIRTR
- a CDS encoding tetratricopeptide repeat protein; this encodes MKNRNTLWSILVVAVIALVALIAWYWSQKNEKKSTSSTNLENSVLGNQSSEVAEKEGTTEPASSNSKSINDLIEAAKTAYLAKDYTKAASLYEEALTKEPKNAQAILGLGNTYRDWGEADLAIQQYQNLISIDKHNVTAYLNLAGVYQDQKQAEKAQTILEQGINNNPGNMTLQNSLDILNLEPSAAEGR